The Cellulomonas oligotrophica sequence AGCCCGACGCCGACGGTGTCCCCCACGCCGACGCCGACCACCCCGCCGCCGGCGGGTGCCTGCACCGCCACCTACCGCACCGTGAACTCCTGGTCCGGCGGGTTCCAGGGCGAGGTCACGGTCCGGGCCGGGTCACCCGCGACGTCGTGGAGCGTGAGCTGGCGCCCGGCCGGCGAGCGCGTCGACCAGGTGTGGAACGGGACGCTCAGCACGCAGGGCGGCCTGACGGTGGTGCGCAACGCCGCATGGAACGGGACGCTGTCCGCCGGTGGCACGACGACGTTCGGGATGCTCGGCTCGGGCACCCCGCCGACCGGCGCGCTCACCTGCACGTCCTCCTGACCTGCTCGCGACGGGGCGGTCCGCCCCGCTGAGCACCTCCGCCGGCGTCGTCCTCCTCGGGCGACGCCGGCGGTCTTCTGCGTCGCCGGGGCCGTGCCCGCGGTGGCCTCAGACGCACCCGGCCGTGCGTAGCGTGACCGCGACATGGGACTGCGTGACATAGGTGCGCCCGTCGGCGGTGTAGACGATCTCGACGCCGTCGAGCGACGCCTCGTCACCGGTGGCCTCGAGCTCGACCACGAGGTCGACGACGTCGCCCGCCGGGACCGTCGCACCGATCGCCCCGACGGCGGTGGGCCACAGGTCGGGGAGCTGCTCGACGGGCGGGTAGGCGTCGAGCATCAGCCGATGGTGGTCGTCCGGGTACGTGATGAGGTGGGCGGACCTCACGGTGATGCCGACCGGGGCGACGGGCGCGACGGACGCGATCGTCACGTCGGCCGTCCGGCCCGACGGCAGGTTGACGCCGTAGGCGGCGTGCGCGTGCCGCGGGAGCGGGGCGCAGACCTCGTACTCCCCGTCCGCCATCTCCAGCGGGCCCCCGAGGGTCACCGTCGAGGCGACCGCCACGAGGACCAGCGCCACCCCGATCGTGGCGCCCACCGCACGCGACCGGGCGGCCACCCGCCGGCGACGACCCTCACCCGCACGCCGTCCCCCGCGCTGCTCCACGCCCCCATCGTGGCGCACCACCTCCCTCGCCGAGGCACGTCTGCCCCCCATCGTCCCGACGACGGCTCATCGGCGAACGGGACACGGCTCACGCCACCGGCGCCGGAGACGTGAGCCAGGGCCCGTTCGACGGTGGGACTCGCCCGGCGGGCAGTCCGGGCGAGGCCGGGCGTGGTGCCGGGCGGGCGTGGGGCGCACACTGGTCGGGACCGTGGTCGACCGACGTGGGGGGCGTCGTGCGCCACCGGTCCTCCGCCGGGTTCGCCGGTGCGTGGGCGCCCTCGCGGCTGCCCGCAGCCGGTCCGGCGGTGGATGGCGTCCCCCGAACAGACTGGCGCGCGACGCCGCGCGCCGCGGGGGGAACCGCCATGACATCTGCATCAGCACGCCTCGCCCGCGCCGTGGTCGCGCTGGCGCTCGCGACGACGACCGGGGTGGTCGGCGCCTCCACGGCGAGTGCCGACCCCGGACCGGCGTCGACCGGCACCGAGACCGTGGTGTGCCGGGGAGACCTCGAGGGGCAGGAGGTCGAGGGGGACGTCCGGGTGCCGACCGGGCGGGCGTGCCGCGTCTTCCTCTCCCGGGTCGGCGGGGACCTGCTCGTCGACCCGGGCGGCGAGGTCCGCGTGGTGGCGTCGACCGTGGTCGGCGACGTCATCAGCTCGGGGTACGTGCGGCTGGGGCACACCGTGACCGTGCAGGGGCGGGTCTGGCTCGACGACGCGTACCGGCTCGGCACGGACGGCGCAACGATCCTCGGGTCCGTGAAGGGGCGGGCGGGCGCGCTCGACCTGTACGGGTCGAGCATCGGCGGCTCGCTGAACGTCTCGGCCCTGACCCGGGTCTACATGAGTGGGGTCGACGTCGGTGGCTGGGTGAACCTGCCGACCAGGCCCCAGGCATCCCTCCAGCTCAGCGACGTCGACGGGCAGGGGCTGACCGTCCGCGACGCCGAATGGCTGTCGATGTGCGAGGTGCACCTCGCCGAGCACCTCGTGGTGCGGAACGTGGAGAGCGTCGCGATGGGCTACCCCAACGACGACGGTGGTTCCTGCATGGGCCGGCGCCCCGGCTGGGGCCTGGGCGCGTACGAGGTGAGCGTCGGCGGGTCCGCGCTGCTGGACGGCAACGGGACGATCCGGCTGCGCCGCCTCGACGTCGCCCAGCACCTCGCGTGCGTCGAGAACGACGCGGTGGTGCTCGACCCCGGCGGGGGGCCCGACACGCCCCTCGTCACCGCCGGCGCGGGACGACGCGGCCAGTGCGTCGACCTGGGCTGAACGCCTTGTCCGACGTCGTAGGGAGGACGACCGATGGGAACGGCGACGAACCGGGTGGCGCGCACGGTGTGCGCCGCTGTGCTGGTCCTGACCATGACGGCGGCGGGCGCGACGGCGTCCTCCGCCGGAGCCACCGACGACGGCCCGGTGCTGTGCGACGGGACGCTCCAGGGCGAGGTGGTCGGCGACGTCCGCGTACCGACCGAGATCTCGTGCACCGTCTCGACGGCGGAGATCACGGGCGACCTCCTCGTCGACCGAGGTGCCACCGTGCGGCTCCAGCGCTCGACCGTGCACGGAGCCGTCGTCAGCGCAGGGTGGGTCGACGTGCGTGAGTCGACGGTGCACGGCCGCACGTGGCTCGACGACGTCGGGATCATGCAGGCCGCTCACTCGACGTTCTCGAGCCCGATCCGGGGAGAGGCCCAGCTCGTCTCCCTCGTCAACGTGACGCTCGGTGGGTCGCTCAACGTCGGCGGGACGCACACGACGACCCTGAGGCGAGTCGACGTCGACGGATGGATCAACGTGCCGTCCAGGAGCTACGGGCCCACGACCCTCAGCACCGTCACCGCGCGAGGGTTGACGCTGAAGGCCGGCGGGGGCGTCACGCTGTGCGACGTGGCCCTGGAGGAGCACCTCATCGTCCGGAACCACGACCGGGTGCACGTCGGTCTCCCCCTGTACACGGTCAACAGCTGCCCGCTGCACCCCGAGGCGTTCAAGGTCACCGTGGGCGGGTCGGCCCGGTTCGAGGGCAACACGCAGGTGCTGCTGCACGGGATCGACGCCGCGGAGCACCTCGTGTGCGTCGACAACGCGGACGTGGACCTGTCGTCCGGCTCCCTCGGCGGGCGCCCTCTGGTCACCGCCGGTCTGGGCCGCCTCGGGCAGTGCCGGTGACCACCGCGCCACCAGCCGGTGCGCGCCCGCCGCCTGCGGCGCACCGGAGCCGGTCCGCTCGCGCACGCCCGGCACCGCGCGCGGACGCTTGACCCTCGAGCGGGTCGAGGCCGGAGCGTGCCGCTATGACCGTCGACCCGGCACCCGCGCAGGCGCTCCCCCGTCCGTACCTCGTGTGGCTGGCGGGGTCGACCGTGGGGCGGCTCGGCGACGCGGTGCTGGGGTTCGCGCTCGGGTGGGCCGCCGCTGGGCTGGGCGGGACCGCCGCGGCGCTCGTGCTCACGCTCGGCACCCTGCCCCGTGCGGCCCTGCTGGTCGTCGGCGGCGCGGTCGCCGACCGGGTCGGGGCACGACGCCTCCTCCTCGTCGGCGAGACGGCGCTGCTCGTGACGACCGCCGTGCTCGGCCTCGCGCTGGCCCGGTTCGGTGCGCCGCCGTGGCTGCTGCTGACCGGGTCGCTGGCGCTCGGCACGGCGACGGCGCTGTGCCTGCCCGCGACGGGGTCGATGCCGCGACGACTGGTGGACGACGACCGGCTGCCCCGCGCGCTCGCCCTGCGCCAGGGCGTCAGCCAGTGCGTGCTGATGGCCGCGGCACCGGTCGGCGGCGTGCTCGTCGGCGCCACGGGCCTGCCCGCCGTCGCCTGGGGTGCGGCCGCGGCGCTCGGCGTGTCGGTCGGCGCGCTCGTCGCGATCCGCGGCACGCCCGGCGTCGGCGCCAGGTCGGCCCCGGGTGCGCGGCACGACGTGCTCGGCGGGTTCCGCGTCGTGGCCGGCGACCCGGTCCTGCGGGCGGCGCTCCTGCTCACCGGCGCCGGGGCGGCGCTGCTGCTGCCCGTCCCGTCGCTCCTCGTGCCGCTGCTCGGCCGGGCGGCGGGCTGGGGCCCGGGCGCGTCGGGGGCGGTCGCCGGCGCGGTGGGCGTCGGGGTCGTGGGTGCAGCGCTGGTCGCGGCCCGGCGCCGGTCCGGCCTGGCATCGGCCGCGACGGGGCTGACGGTCAGCACGGCGGGGGCGCTCGCGCTCGCCGCCGCGCCGGCGCTGGGCGGCACGGGGAGCGGCGGTGCCGTGGTCGCGGTCGGCGGGGGGCTCGTCCTCGGCGTCGGGAACGGGGTGCTCGTCACCCGCCTGGCACCGGTGGTCCTGGGGAGCGCGCCGCGCACGCACCTCGCCCGCGTGCAGGCGGTCGTCGGGCTCGCGCAGGTGCTGCCCGTGCTGGTGACGACGGTCGCCCTGGGGGCGCTGGCGGAGCGCACGTCCCCGGACTGGGCGCTCGCGACGACGGCCGCAGGGCTGGCGGTTTGCGCGGCGTGGGCGCGGAGCCGGGTGCCCGCGCGGGCTTGACCCTCGTGCCGGTCGAGGGCGCACAGTGGCCCGGTGCACGACGACCTGCTCAGCATCGGGGCCTTCGCCCGCGCCGGTGGCCTGCCCGTGTCCGCACTGCGGTTCTACGACGCCGCCGGGGTGCTGCGACCCGTGCACGTCGACCGGGCGACGGGCTACCGCTGGTACGCCCCGGCGCAGGTCGGCACCGCCCGGCTGGTCGCGAGCCTGCGCCAGGCGGGGCTGCCGGTGCCCGACCTCGTCGCCGTCCTCGCC is a genomic window containing:
- a CDS encoding MFS transporter, with translation MTVDPAPAQALPRPYLVWLAGSTVGRLGDAVLGFALGWAAAGLGGTAAALVLTLGTLPRAALLVVGGAVADRVGARRLLLVGETALLVTTAVLGLALARFGAPPWLLLTGSLALGTATALCLPATGSMPRRLVDDDRLPRALALRQGVSQCVLMAAAPVGGVLVGATGLPAVAWGAAAALGVSVGALVAIRGTPGVGARSAPGARHDVLGGFRVVAGDPVLRAALLLTGAGAALLLPVPSLLVPLLGRAAGWGPGASGAVAGAVGVGVVGAALVAARRRSGLASAATGLTVSTAGALALAAAPALGGTGSGGAVVAVGGGLVLGVGNGVLVTRLAPVVLGSAPRTHLARVQAVVGLAQVLPVLVTTVALGALAERTSPDWALATTAAGLAVCAAWARSRVPARA